A genomic window from Bradyrhizobium lupini includes:
- a CDS encoding biotin transporter BioY, with product MWPIRPGETVGALRAVVLIALGTALMALSAKVNLPLPYVPMTLQTLVVLMIGAAYGWRLGSATMIAYLAEGAMGLPVFAGPVGGIAPLVGPTAGYLFGFIGAAFVTGWLAERGWDRSVTLLFAAMAAGHILILAAGFGWLAFGLGLGAAKAWQVGLMPFVAASLVKNALGATLMPAIRRVVDRG from the coding sequence ATGTGGCCGATCCGGCCGGGTGAAACCGTCGGCGCCTTGCGCGCTGTCGTGCTGATTGCGCTCGGCACCGCCTTAATGGCGCTGTCAGCCAAGGTGAACCTGCCGCTGCCTTACGTGCCCATGACATTGCAGACGCTGGTCGTGTTGATGATCGGCGCCGCCTATGGCTGGCGGCTTGGCAGCGCAACCATGATCGCCTACCTCGCCGAGGGTGCAATGGGCCTGCCGGTGTTCGCCGGCCCTGTCGGTGGAATTGCACCGCTGGTGGGCCCGACCGCGGGCTATCTGTTCGGCTTCATTGGCGCCGCCTTCGTCACCGGCTGGCTCGCCGAGCGCGGCTGGGATCGCAGCGTAACGCTGCTGTTTGCGGCCATGGCGGCCGGCCACATCCTCATTCTGGCCGCGGGCTTTGGCTGGCTGGCCTTCGGTCTCGGCCTGGGCGCCGCAAAGGCGTGGCAGGTCGGCCTGATGCCGTTCGTTGCGGCGTCGCTGGTCAAGAACGCGCTGGGCGCGACGTTGATGCCGGCGATACGCCGGGTGGTCGATCGCGGGTAA
- a CDS encoding FAD-binding oxidoreductase has protein sequence MQSAIVLGGGMIGVSAALHLQQRGWSVTLIDRREPGRETSYGNAGMIQAEAVRPYPMPRDLATLLKIATGRTNDVRYSLSSLHLHIEPLLRYWWHSAPKRHREAIDAWARLIAYATAEHDILIREAHADNLIRRAGYRHLHRDAASFDLAVKAAEEDQREFGVRFRALSGAELAKAEPVLRDDLPGAIHWLDTWTVSDPGALVTAYADLFERLGGTIVLGDAQSLHQTATGWSVKTDHGRVDAAHAVVTLGPWSPDLLLKFGYRIPLVRKRGYHMHYSGGASLDLPLVDKAGGYAMGPMAKGIRITTGAELTGLDALATPLQLASAEASARELIDLGKRVEPDPWFGTRPCTPDMLPVLGPAPRHAGLWMNFGHGHQGFTLGPATGRLLAEMMSGKTPAIDPTPYRPERF, from the coding sequence ATGCAAAGCGCGATCGTCCTCGGCGGCGGCATGATCGGCGTCAGCGCGGCGCTGCACCTGCAGCAGCGTGGCTGGTCCGTCACGCTGATCGACCGCAGAGAGCCGGGCCGAGAGACCAGCTACGGCAATGCCGGCATGATCCAGGCGGAAGCGGTGCGCCCCTACCCGATGCCGCGCGACCTCGCCACGCTCCTGAAGATCGCGACCGGCCGCACCAACGACGTGCGTTACAGCCTGTCTTCGCTTCATCTCCATATCGAGCCCCTGCTTCGCTATTGGTGGCATTCGGCGCCGAAGCGGCATCGTGAGGCGATCGACGCCTGGGCGCGGCTGATCGCCTACGCGACGGCGGAGCACGACATCCTCATTCGCGAAGCCCACGCCGACAATCTGATCCGCCGCGCGGGATACCGGCACCTGCATCGCGACGCAGCTTCGTTCGATCTCGCCGTCAAGGCGGCGGAAGAAGACCAGCGCGAATTCGGCGTGAGGTTTCGTGCGCTCTCGGGCGCCGAGCTCGCCAAGGCCGAACCTGTCCTGCGCGACGACCTGCCCGGCGCGATCCATTGGCTCGACACCTGGACCGTGTCCGATCCCGGCGCGCTGGTCACGGCCTATGCCGATCTGTTCGAGCGCCTCGGCGGCACCATCGTGCTCGGTGATGCCCAAAGCCTTCATCAGACCGCCACCGGCTGGTCGGTCAAGACAGACCATGGGCGCGTCGACGCCGCCCACGCCGTCGTGACGCTCGGGCCGTGGTCGCCCGATCTCCTGCTCAAATTCGGCTATCGCATCCCGCTGGTGCGCAAGCGCGGCTACCACATGCATTACAGCGGCGGCGCCTCGCTCGATCTGCCGCTGGTCGACAAGGCCGGTGGCTACGCCATGGGTCCGATGGCGAAGGGTATCCGCATCACCACCGGCGCGGAGCTGACCGGCCTGGACGCGCTCGCAACGCCCCTGCAGCTCGCCAGCGCGGAAGCTTCCGCGCGCGAGCTGATCGACCTCGGCAAGCGGGTCGAGCCCGACCCATGGTTCGGCACCCGCCCCTGCACGCCCGACATGCTGCCGGTGCTCGGCCCTGCCCCACGCCATGCCGGCCTCTGGATGAACTTCGGCCACGGCCACCAGGGCTTTACGCTTGGACCCGCGACCGGCCGCCTGCTCGCGGAGATGATGAGCGGCAAAACGCCCGCGATCGATCCCACGCCGTACCGGCCGGAGCGGTTCTAA
- a CDS encoding DUF1236 domain-containing protein, with translation MSNRFMISVATLALVAGTGLANAQGTMNRDSGGGAGGAQTQHSQPSGGAAERGGSMGKESAHEKGTVGQAGGSSSMKSGTSAEDKSSGATKDEHSGREMNKNAAEDKSGATKGQHTDERAQGQQDKSKSMSQDTSKSGAKDQKDMKAEGAKSGTSSTNNAENQKGTETRTNQNAQGQTGTSTNQNAQGQTGTSSNQNAQGQSSTNTTVGQAGAGAKLSTEQRTQITSVIREEHVRPVTNVNFSISVGTRIPREGIELHTLPSRVVTIYPEWRTYRYVLVKDEIVIVNPDTYEIVAVLNT, from the coding sequence ATGTCTAACCGCTTTATGATCTCGGTTGCCACACTCGCGCTCGTCGCGGGCACCGGTCTGGCGAACGCACAGGGCACCATGAACCGCGACAGCGGTGGCGGCGCCGGTGGTGCGCAGACGCAGCATTCGCAGCCCTCCGGCGGCGCCGCCGAACGCGGCGGCTCGATGGGTAAGGAATCCGCCCATGAGAAGGGCACCGTCGGCCAGGCCGGCGGCTCCAGCAGCATGAAGTCCGGCACGTCCGCCGAGGACAAATCCTCCGGCGCAACAAAGGACGAGCACTCCGGCCGCGAGATGAACAAGAACGCGGCTGAGGACAAGTCCGGCGCCACCAAGGGCCAGCACACCGACGAACGCGCGCAGGGTCAGCAGGACAAGTCCAAGAGCATGAGTCAGGACACGAGCAAGTCCGGCGCCAAGGACCAGAAGGACATGAAGGCTGAGGGCGCCAAGAGCGGCACCAGCAGCACCAACAATGCCGAGAACCAGAAGGGTACCGAGACGCGCACCAACCAGAACGCTCAGGGCCAGACCGGCACCAGCACCAACCAGAACGCGCAGGGTCAGACCGGCACCAGCTCCAACCAGAACGCGCAGGGTCAGAGCAGCACCAACACGACGGTCGGTCAGGCCGGCGCGGGCGCCAAGCTCTCGACCGAGCAACGCACGCAGATCACCTCGGTGATCCGCGAGGAGCACGTGCGTCCGGTGACCAACGTGAACTTCTCGATCTCGGTCGGCACCCGCATTCCGCGCGAGGGTATTGAGCTGCACACCCTGCCGTCCCGCGTCGTGACGATCTATCCGGAATGGCGGACCTATCGCTACGTCCTGGTCAAGGATGAGATCGTGATCGTGAATCCGGACACCTATGAGATCGTGGCTGTCCTGAACACGTAA
- a CDS encoding DsbA family protein → MPSLRLLAPALFALAMFGAAAPASADSFSDAQRTDIEAIIKNYLVTHPEVLEEAMTELTKRQAAAETQKHEASVAQNSDAIFNSPRQVVLGNKDGDVTFVEFFDYNCGYCKRAMDDMLTLMKADPKLKVVLKEFPVLSQGSVEAAQVAVAVRMQDPSGKKYLDFHQKLLGGRGAADKARALQAAKEAGLDTARIEKDIGSAEVRSTIEENFKLAEAMGMNGTPSYVIGKQIVVGAVGVDSLKEKIAVARCGKATC, encoded by the coding sequence ATGCCTTCGCTGCGCCTGCTTGCTCCCGCGCTGTTTGCGCTCGCCATGTTCGGCGCAGCCGCGCCCGCGTCGGCCGACAGCTTCTCCGATGCCCAGCGCACGGACATCGAGGCGATCATCAAGAACTATCTCGTCACCCATCCCGAGGTGCTCGAGGAAGCGATGACCGAGCTCACCAAGCGCCAGGCCGCGGCGGAGACGCAAAAACACGAGGCCAGCGTCGCGCAGAATTCCGATGCGATCTTCAACTCACCGCGCCAGGTCGTGCTCGGCAACAAGGACGGCGACGTCACCTTCGTCGAGTTCTTCGACTACAATTGCGGCTACTGCAAGCGCGCGATGGACGACATGCTCACCCTCATGAAGGCCGATCCGAAGCTGAAGGTGGTGCTGAAGGAGTTTCCGGTACTGAGCCAGGGCTCGGTCGAAGCGGCCCAGGTCGCCGTCGCGGTGCGCATGCAGGATCCCTCCGGCAAGAAGTACCTCGACTTCCACCAGAAGCTGCTCGGCGGTCGTGGCGCGGCCGACAAGGCGCGCGCACTTCAGGCGGCCAAGGAAGCTGGCCTCGACACCGCTCGAATCGAGAAGGACATCGGCAGCGCCGAGGTGCGCAGCACCATCGAGGAGAACTTCAAGCTCGCCGAAGCAATGGGCATGAACGGCACGCCGAGCTACGTGATCGGCAAGCAGATCGTTGTCGGCGCCGTCGGCGTCGATAGCCTGAAGGAAAAGATCGCTGTGGCCCGCTGCGGCAAGGCGACCTGTTAA
- a CDS encoding M48 family metalloprotease: MLFQIALRKKATALISLLAAAAIALTPFSAAHAQAKGPPVLRDTETEQLLREYTRPILRVAGLEKQNIQMVIVNEGSFNAFVADGRRIFVNYGAILQSETPNQIIGVLAHETGHLAGGHLSKLREQLANAQTQMIIAMLLGAGAMAVGSTRGSGSAGNNGLANAGAAALAGPQEMIRRTLLSYQRQQEENADRAGVKFLTATQQSPKGMYETFKRFTSESLFAARGADPYLQSHPMPAERVASLQEFASASPYWDKKDDPALQLRHDMVRAKISAFMERPETVYRRYPLTNDSMPARYARAISTYLHGDLRSALTQIDALIQVQPNNAYFYEVRGQALLEGGKPAEAIPALRKAVALSNNAPLIEMLLGQALVGSDNKAYTDDAVRILRAAVAREPEAVLGYMQLAMAYGRKGDYAEADLASAQAAYLRGDNKTARELATRAKTRFAVGTPGWVKADDIVASKPPRN; the protein is encoded by the coding sequence ATGTTGTTCCAGATCGCATTGCGCAAGAAGGCCACCGCCCTCATCTCCCTCCTCGCGGCGGCTGCGATCGCGCTGACGCCGTTCTCGGCCGCGCATGCGCAGGCCAAGGGGCCGCCGGTCCTGCGCGACACCGAAACCGAGCAGCTGCTGCGCGAATACACCCGCCCGATCCTGCGGGTCGCCGGCCTGGAGAAGCAGAACATCCAGATGGTGATCGTCAACGAGGGCTCGTTCAACGCGTTCGTCGCCGATGGCCGCCGCATCTTCGTCAATTACGGCGCGATCCTCCAGTCGGAAACGCCAAACCAGATCATCGGCGTGCTCGCGCACGAGACCGGGCATCTGGCCGGCGGCCATTTGTCCAAGCTGCGCGAGCAGCTCGCCAACGCCCAGACCCAGATGATCATCGCCATGCTGCTCGGCGCCGGCGCGATGGCGGTCGGCAGCACCCGCGGCAGCGGCAGCGCCGGTAACAATGGCCTTGCCAATGCAGGAGCCGCCGCCCTTGCCGGCCCGCAGGAGATGATCCGCCGGACGCTGCTGTCCTATCAGCGCCAGCAGGAGGAGAACGCCGACCGCGCCGGCGTGAAATTCCTGACAGCGACCCAGCAGTCGCCCAAGGGCATGTACGAAACCTTCAAGCGCTTCACCAGCGAGAGCCTGTTCGCGGCGCGCGGCGCCGATCCCTATCTCCAGTCGCACCCGATGCCCGCCGAGCGCGTCGCTTCACTGCAGGAGTTCGCCAGCGCCAGCCCTTATTGGGACAAAAAGGACGATCCCGCGCTCCAGCTGCGCCACGACATGGTGCGCGCCAAGATCTCCGCCTTCATGGAGCGGCCGGAAACGGTGTACCGCCGCTATCCCCTGACCAACGACAGCATGCCGGCGCGCTATGCCCGCGCCATCAGCACCTATCTGCACGGGGATTTGCGCAGCGCGCTCACCCAGATCGACGCGCTGATCCAGGTCCAGCCCAACAACGCGTATTTTTACGAGGTGCGCGGCCAGGCGCTGCTGGAGGGCGGCAAGCCGGCGGAGGCGATCCCGGCCCTGCGCAAGGCTGTCGCACTTTCGAACAACGCGCCCCTCATCGAGATGTTACTTGGGCAGGCTCTGGTTGGGTCCGATAATAAGGCCTACACCGATGACGCCGTTCGGATTCTCCGGGCCGCGGTCGCACGGGAACCGGAGGCCGTGCTCGGCTACATGCAGCTCGCGATGGCGTATGGCCGGAAAGGCGACTATGCCGAGGCGGATCTGGCGTCGGCGCAGGCCGCCTATCTGCGCGGCGACAACAAGACCGCCCGCGAGCTTGCGACGCGCGCGAAAACCCGTTTCGCCGTCGGCACGCCCGGATGGGTCAAGGCCGACGACATCGTGGCGTCGAAACCGCCGCGCAACTGA
- the accB gene encoding acetyl-CoA carboxylase biotin carboxyl carrier protein produces MARQPDDKAAAKFSSEDSALVRELALLLDETSLTEIEIERAGLRLRVARNISVAATMPMQMAAAPAALPAAAAAAAPAAADLSKHPGAVTSPMVGTAYWAPEPGAKPFIEVGSKVSVGQTLLIIEAMKTMNQIPSPRAGTVTQIVIEDGQPVEYGEPLVIIE; encoded by the coding sequence ATGGCGCGCCAGCCAGACGACAAAGCAGCCGCAAAGTTTTCCAGCGAGGATTCTGCCCTCGTCCGCGAGCTCGCCTTGCTGCTCGATGAGACCAGCCTCACCGAAATCGAGATCGAGCGTGCCGGCCTGCGCCTGCGCGTCGCCCGCAATATCAGCGTCGCCGCGACCATGCCGATGCAGATGGCAGCTGCCCCCGCCGCGCTCCCGGCGGCCGCAGCTGCCGCCGCGCCTGCCGCTGCCGACCTGTCGAAGCATCCCGGCGCCGTGACCTCGCCGATGGTCGGCACCGCCTATTGGGCGCCGGAGCCCGGCGCCAAGCCGTTCATCGAGGTCGGCAGCAAGGTCTCGGTCGGCCAGACGCTGCTGATCATCGAAGCCATGAAGACCATGAACCAGATCCCCTCGCCGCGCGCCGGCACGGTGACGCAGATCGTGATCGAGGACGGCCAGCCGGTCGAGTACGGCGAGCCGCTCGTGATCATTGAGTGA
- a CDS encoding ribonuclease E/G: MTSATEPADAVYAAGESAQAPHHDSEATAEDDDEDEDDEEAEEDVVESVGGDDVLEEVPERTFRPRRQYKIQEVIKRRQVMLVQVVKEERGNKGAALTTYLSLAGRYAVLMPNTARGGGISRKITSAQDRSRLKEVVQDLDVPEGMGIILRTAGAARTKPEIKRDFEYLIRMWETVRDMTLKSQAPTLVYEEGSLIKRSLRDLYNKEIDEIQVAGDAGYREARDFMKMLMPANVSAVRQYRDGQPLFSRMGVESQLDAMFSPTVQLRSGGYIVINQTEALVSIDVNSGRSTREHHIEDTALKTNLEASEEVARQLRLRDLAGLIVIDFIDMDEKRNNRAVERKLSDCLRQDRARIQVGRISHFGLLEMSRQRIRASVLESSTDPCTHCGGTGHVRSVSSVALQLLRGLEEILMKGATHNLVVRTRTDVALYVLNHKRGHLRDLENGFKVTLSVIADPSVSGPQAYVIDRGEQVHTLEAAKALLAAQAAASPPPLVEEAYDDEEFDPETESEVETEETEGLAEEQTAGDAVTEQDGQRRKRRRRRRGRGGPRDEETREDGAPVIAETAMAAGEGEEDAEAEPDGEEGEEQAARGEQQGSADRRRRRGRRGGRRRRGPGEEGLAGSISDELAANAPSEATDAVADFDGFGSEAAPSIAQAEHTSEPQVNQPEPRAEAKIEAAAQPEPPPAAADEEHADDKAARRRSTVREKVSFLSSSQSEPTPIAQAAEPVAPPAPAPEPAPAAASETSPAPRRAGWWSRRFGGGE; encoded by the coding sequence GTGACATCGGCTACTGAGCCTGCCGACGCCGTGTACGCCGCAGGTGAGAGTGCGCAGGCTCCGCATCACGACTCCGAAGCGACGGCCGAGGATGACGACGAAGACGAGGACGACGAGGAAGCCGAAGAGGACGTCGTTGAATCCGTCGGCGGCGACGATGTGCTGGAGGAAGTGCCGGAGCGCACCTTCCGTCCCCGCCGCCAGTACAAGATCCAGGAAGTCATCAAGCGTCGCCAGGTGATGCTGGTGCAGGTCGTCAAGGAAGAGCGCGGCAACAAGGGCGCGGCGCTGACGACCTACCTCTCACTCGCCGGCCGTTATGCCGTTTTGATGCCGAACACCGCGCGCGGCGGCGGCATCAGCCGCAAGATCACGAGCGCGCAGGACCGTTCGCGCCTGAAGGAAGTGGTGCAGGATCTCGACGTGCCCGAGGGCATGGGGATCATTCTGCGCACGGCGGGTGCCGCCCGCACCAAGCCCGAGATCAAGCGCGATTTCGAGTACCTGATCCGCATGTGGGAGACGGTGCGCGACATGACGCTGAAGTCGCAGGCCCCGACCCTCGTCTACGAGGAAGGCTCGCTGATCAAGCGCTCGCTGCGCGACCTCTACAACAAGGAGATCGACGAGATCCAGGTGGCGGGCGATGCCGGCTACCGCGAAGCGCGCGACTTCATGAAGATGCTGATGCCCGCCAATGTGAGCGCGGTGAGACAGTATCGCGACGGCCAGCCGCTGTTCTCGCGGATGGGCGTCGAAAGCCAGCTGGATGCGATGTTCTCGCCGACCGTACAGTTGCGCTCCGGCGGCTACATCGTGATCAACCAGACCGAAGCGCTGGTCTCGATCGACGTCAACTCCGGCCGTTCGACGCGCGAGCATCATATCGAAGATACCGCGCTCAAGACCAATCTCGAGGCCTCCGAGGAGGTTGCGCGTCAGCTTCGGTTGCGCGACCTCGCCGGCCTGATCGTCATCGACTTCATCGACATGGACGAGAAGCGCAACAACCGCGCGGTCGAACGCAAGCTGTCCGATTGCCTCCGGCAGGACCGCGCGCGGATCCAGGTCGGACGCATCTCGCATTTCGGCCTGCTCGAGATGTCACGCCAGCGCATCCGCGCTAGCGTGCTGGAATCCTCGACCGATCCCTGCACGCATTGCGGTGGCACCGGCCATGTCCGCTCGGTGTCCTCGGTTGCGCTCCAATTGCTGCGCGGCCTCGAAGAGATCCTGATGAAGGGCGCAACCCACAACCTCGTGGTCCGCACCCGCACCGACGTCGCGCTCTATGTGCTGAACCACAAGCGCGGCCATCTGCGCGACCTTGAGAACGGCTTCAAGGTCACGCTGTCGGTCATCGCCGACCCGAGCGTCAGCGGACCGCAGGCCTATGTCATCGACCGCGGCGAGCAGGTGCATACGCTGGAAGCCGCCAAGGCTCTGCTGGCGGCGCAGGCGGCCGCAAGCCCGCCGCCCCTGGTCGAAGAGGCCTATGACGACGAGGAGTTCGATCCGGAGACCGAATCCGAGGTCGAGACCGAGGAGACTGAAGGTCTCGCCGAGGAGCAGACCGCAGGCGACGCCGTTACCGAGCAGGACGGCCAGCGCCGCAAGCGTCGCCGTCGCCGCCGCGGTCGCGGTGGCCCGCGCGACGAGGAGACGCGCGAGGATGGCGCTCCCGTTATTGCCGAGACGGCCATGGCAGCCGGCGAAGGCGAAGAGGATGCCGAGGCCGAGCCGGACGGCGAGGAAGGCGAGGAACAGGCAGCCCGTGGCGAGCAGCAGGGCAGCGCCGACCGCCGTCGCCGGCGTGGTCGCCGTGGCGGACGCCGCCGTCGCGGTCCTGGAGAGGAAGGTCTCGCCGGCTCCATCAGCGACGAGCTCGCTGCCAATGCACCGTCGGAAGCGACCGACGCAGTCGCCGATTTCGACGGTTTTGGCAGCGAGGCTGCGCCCTCGATCGCGCAGGCCGAGCACACCTCTGAACCCCAGGTCAACCAGCCTGAGCCGCGCGCCGAGGCAAAGATCGAGGCAGCGGCCCAGCCTGAGCCGCCTCCTGCTGCCGCGGACGAAGAGCACGCCGACGACAAGGCCGCACGACGCCGCTCGACGGTTCGGGAAAAGGTGAGCTTCCTGTCGAGCAGCCAGAGTGAACCGACACCGATTGCACAGGCGGCCGAGCCGGTTGCCCCGCCCGCCCCCGCTCCGGAGCCCGCGCCCGCAGCGGCAAGCGAAACCTCGCCCGCACCGCGTCGTGCCGGCTGGTGGTCCCGCCGCTTCGGCGGCGGCGAATAG
- the aroQ gene encoding type II 3-dehydroquinate dehydratase, which translates to MAEPATDTILVLNGPNLNMLGTREPEKYGHASLADVEALCRETAATFGLKADCRQSNREGELIDFIHEAHARKMKGIIINAGGYSHTSIALHDALLAVQIPTVEVHVTNIHARENFRHHSYTARAAFASLCGFGIEGYRLAIQGLAAKLGIKPKA; encoded by the coding sequence ATGGCCGAACCAGCAACCGACACGATCCTTGTCCTGAACGGGCCGAACCTCAACATGTTGGGGACGCGCGAGCCCGAGAAGTACGGGCATGCGTCGCTGGCCGACGTCGAGGCGCTGTGCCGGGAGACGGCGGCGACGTTCGGCCTCAAGGCCGACTGCCGGCAGTCCAACCGCGAAGGCGAGCTGATCGACTTCATCCACGAGGCACACGCCCGCAAGATGAAGGGCATCATCATCAATGCCGGCGGCTATTCGCACACGTCGATCGCGCTGCACGACGCGCTGCTCGCGGTGCAGATCCCGACGGTCGAAGTGCACGTCACCAACATTCACGCCCGCGAGAATTTCCGACATCACTCCTACACCGCGCGCGCGGCCTTCGCCTCCCTCTGCGGTTTCGGCATCGAGGGCTACCGCCTCGCCATCCAGGGCCTTGCCGCCAAGCTCGGCATCAAGCCCAAAGCCTGA
- a CDS encoding pyridoxal phosphate-dependent aminotransferase, with protein sequence MHDATLRNRLGQWLAASRRSDVPPFMVMDVMAAAARIEAAGGHVIHMEVGQPAAGAPKTAIAAAHVALEAGRIDYTSALGIPSLRERIARHYRDAYGCDVSPERVVVTTGSSGGFILAFLAMFEPGDRVAVTVPGYPPYRHILTALGCEPVLIETTNETRHALTGEALLAAHRKAPLKGVLVGSPANPTGTMMSREALAGLIAAAEDAGIRFISDEIYHGLDYAFPAVTAAALSDHALVINSFSKYFCMTGWRVGWMVVPEILVRPIERLQQNLSISVPSLSQIAAEAAFDGAAEMEEIKHGYQENRRILIEGLPKAGLTRFLPADGAFYLYADVSDFTSDSFEFAKQMLEQAHVAVTPGLDFDPIHGRSFIRLSYARSAAEMREAVDRIAHWLK encoded by the coding sequence ATGCACGATGCGACCTTGAGGAACCGGTTGGGGCAGTGGCTCGCGGCCTCCCGCCGCAGCGATGTTCCCCCGTTCATGGTGATGGACGTGATGGCCGCGGCGGCCCGAATCGAGGCGGCCGGGGGCCATGTCATCCACATGGAGGTTGGCCAGCCCGCCGCCGGCGCGCCTAAGACCGCGATTGCAGCCGCCCATGTGGCGCTCGAGGCCGGGCGGATCGACTATACCTCAGCGCTCGGCATCCCCTCCTTGCGCGAGCGCATCGCGCGGCATTATCGCGATGCCTATGGCTGTGACGTCAGCCCCGAGCGGGTCGTAGTGACCACCGGCTCCTCCGGCGGGTTCATTCTGGCTTTCCTGGCGATGTTTGAGCCGGGCGACCGCGTTGCCGTGACGGTGCCGGGTTATCCGCCGTACCGTCATATCCTTACCGCGCTCGGCTGCGAGCCGGTGCTGATCGAGACCACGAACGAGACCCGCCATGCGCTGACGGGCGAGGCGCTGCTGGCCGCCCATCGCAAGGCGCCGCTGAAGGGCGTGCTGGTCGGCAGTCCCGCCAATCCGACCGGGACGATGATGTCCCGCGAGGCGCTCGCCGGCCTGATCGCTGCGGCGGAAGACGCCGGCATCCGTTTCATCTCGGACGAGATCTATCACGGGCTCGACTACGCGTTTCCCGCCGTGACGGCTGCGGCGCTGTCGGACCACGCGCTCGTGATCAACTCGTTCTCGAAGTATTTCTGCATGACGGGCTGGCGCGTCGGCTGGATGGTCGTGCCCGAGATTCTGGTGCGGCCGATCGAGCGGCTGCAGCAGAACCTGTCGATCTCGGTGCCGTCGCTGTCGCAGATCGCGGCCGAAGCGGCCTTCGACGGCGCGGCCGAGATGGAGGAGATCAAGCACGGCTATCAGGAAAACCGGCGCATCCTGATCGAGGGATTGCCCAAGGCCGGCCTGACCAGATTTCTGCCGGCCGACGGCGCGTTCTATCTCTATGCGGACGTCTCGGATTTCACCTCCGACAGTTTCGAGTTCGCCAAGCAGATGCTCGAACAGGCCCATGTCGCGGTCACGCCGGGCCTCGACTTCGATCCCATCCATGGTCGTTCATTCATACGGCTCTCTTATGCGCGTTCGGCTGCGGAGATGCGGGAAGCAGTTGACCGGATCGCTCACTGGCTTAAATAG
- a CDS encoding dicarboxylate/amino acid:cation symporter gives MTTTTMVGAPVAPPAAKPWYKVLYIQVLIAIVLGAIVGWLWPSVATNEWIKALGDGFIKLIKMVIAPIIFCTVVSGIAHIQDAKKVGRIGVKALVYFEIVSTFALVIGLVIGNLVKPGAGFGGAAANAQAVANYAKQAEGQKSVDFVLHIIPDTVVGAFAQGEILQVLLFSVLFGFAIMGLGERGHTIRSFIDDAAHAVFGVISIVMRAAPIGAFGAMAYTIGKFGTGAILNLVGLIATFYLTAALFVFVVLGIIARFAGFSIFKFLAYIKDELLIVLGTSSSESALPSLMEKLERLGCSKSVVGLVVPTGYSFNLDGTNIYMTLATLFIAQALGFDLTFGQQLTILVVAMLTSKGASGITGAGFITLAATLAVVDPRLVPGMAIVLGIDKFMSECRALTNLCGNGVACVIVAWWEGELDRDKLNANLARQIDPTDMETAVTTD, from the coding sequence ATGACGACGACAACGATGGTGGGGGCGCCGGTCGCGCCGCCCGCCGCCAAGCCGTGGTACAAGGTACTTTATATCCAGGTGCTGATCGCGATCGTGCTCGGCGCCATCGTCGGCTGGCTCTGGCCGTCGGTCGCCACCAATGAGTGGATCAAGGCACTCGGCGACGGCTTCATCAAGCTGATCAAGATGGTGATCGCGCCGATCATCTTCTGCACCGTTGTCTCGGGCATCGCCCATATCCAGGACGCCAAGAAGGTCGGCCGCATCGGCGTCAAGGCGCTGGTCTATTTCGAGATCGTCTCGACCTTCGCACTGGTGATCGGCCTAGTCATCGGCAATCTGGTGAAGCCGGGTGCGGGCTTCGGCGGTGCCGCCGCCAATGCGCAGGCCGTCGCCAACTACGCCAAGCAGGCCGAAGGCCAGAAGTCGGTCGACTTCGTGCTGCACATAATTCCGGACACCGTCGTCGGCGCCTTCGCGCAAGGCGAGATCCTGCAGGTGCTGCTGTTTTCGGTGCTGTTCGGCTTCGCCATCATGGGGCTCGGTGAACGCGGCCACACCATCCGCTCGTTCATCGACGACGCCGCGCATGCGGTGTTCGGCGTCATCTCCATCGTGATGCGCGCAGCCCCGATCGGTGCCTTCGGCGCGATGGCCTACACCATCGGCAAGTTCGGCACCGGGGCGATCCTCAACCTGGTCGGCCTGATCGCGACGTTCTACCTGACCGCGGCGCTGTTCGTATTCGTCGTGCTCGGAATCATCGCGCGCTTCGCCGGCTTCTCCATCTTCAAGTTCCTCGCCTACATCAAGGACGAGCTGCTGATTGTGCTCGGCACCTCGTCCTCGGAAAGCGCGTTGCCGTCCTTGATGGAAAAGCTCGAGCGCCTCGGCTGCTCCAAGTCGGTGGTCGGCCTCGTGGTGCCCACGGGCTATTCGTTCAATCTTGACGGCACCAACATCTACATGACGCTGGCGACGCTGTTCATCGCGCAGGCGCTGGGCTTCGATCTCACCTTCGGCCAGCAGCTCACCATCCTGGTGGTGGCGATGCTGACCTCGAAGGGCGCCTCCGGCATCACGGGCGCGGGCTTCATCACGCTGGCGGCGACGCTCGCCGTGGTCGATCCGCGCCTCGTGCCGGGCATGGCGATCGTGCTCGGCATCGACAAGTTCATGAGCGAGTGCCGCGCGCTGACCAATCTGTGCGGCAATGGCGTTGCCTGCGTGATCGTCGCCTGGTGGGAGGGCGAGCTCGATCGCGACAAGCTCAACGCCAACCTCGCCCGGCAGATCGATCCGACCGACATGGAAACGGCGGTCACGACGGATTGA